A portion of the Salmo trutta chromosome 1, fSalTru1.1, whole genome shotgun sequence genome contains these proteins:
- the LOC115196843 gene encoding TANK-binding kinase 1-binding protein 1, which produces MESLFGGELGLLGGGEGLRDDGCGLGSGVNWSASPIQDDMYPSHFALAAAYHDIKTRLASLERENSSIKRKLKNYEVKFPMISEFEEERTLQCCSCEPKETSLLQSETTNLQQRVNSLTQELQKSKEREERLEDVIQAYEKIHMEKSNVQRDLDKMTTLAEQHMERICGLESALRQREGSLQKLSAQLQTKNIHYLQLHTSLDVPRERNGRGPTLQSSRSLDAVSDLKLQRLEAELEGARQQAQGACQREKEMKEELQRLQAEIRQLQQDVQRQEVTTPCEHCDVEWIKKAGDEQVNLALAYTELTEELVRVRGLAVKQTEILRKASHEQMVLRHSPAPQRRSPATQRPSPDRLHPHLSPSPPLSPSSPPSGPASYSPTGLAYSPTGPASYSCRPTSQRLRARFQGRRSYSEVADSSAHQRPPPRLLRDPVSTLPKPKNMGESGAYSRPPRVSLVGLPRPASARGSVGGGGGGGGGGSSLSSSPHHHALELGFPLAAEGRHFCHLEDPPAPTPQATPPQSSDDEEWRCPSPVSSPPRTLGAMGVSSREPPPCPSFLALKDPATLACHLPGYLNADHAQSWPSINLWMETEENDARSCPLCQLTFPTGYPDDALIKHIDTHLENSKI; this is translated from the exons ATGGAGTCTCTCTTCGGGGGCGAGCTGGGCCTCCTGGGCGGGGGCGAGGGGCTGAGGGATGACGGCTGCGGCTTGGGGTCGGGGGTCAACTGGTCGGCCTCACCCATCCAAGACGACATGTACCCCTCCCACTTCGCCCTGGCCGCCGCCTACCATGACATCAAGACGCGATTGGCCAGCCTGGAGCGAGAGAACAGCAGCATCAAGAGGAAGCTGAAGAACTATGAGGTCAAG ttCCCTATGATCAGTGAGTTTGAGGAGGAGAGGACCCTACAGTGTTGCTCCTGTGAACCCAAGGAGACCAGTCTACTGCAGTCAGAGACCACAAACCTGCAACAGAGAGTCAACTCCCTCACACAGGAG CTCCAGAAGAGTAAAGAGCgagaggagaggctggaggaTGTGATTCAGGCCTATGAGAAGATCCACATGGAGAAGAGTAACGTTCAGAGAGACCTGGACAAGATG ACGACACTAGCAGAGCAGCACATGGAGCGTATCTGTGGTCTGGAGTCAGCTCTGAGGCAGAGGGAGGGGTCTCTGCAGAAACTCAGTGCTCAGCTGCAAACCAAGAACATTCATTACCTACAGCTACACACCAGTCTGGACGTGCCTcgcg AGCGGAACGGGCGGGGTCCGACCCTGCAGAGCTCTCGTAGTCTGGACGCCGTGTCCGACCTGAAGCTGCAGCGGTTGGAGGCGGAGCTAGAAGGGGCGCGGCAGCAGGCCCAGGGGGCctgtcagagagagaaggagatgaagGAGGAGCTACAGAGGCTGCAGGCAGAGATCAGACAGCTGCAGCAGGATGTACAGAGACAG GAGGTGACCACACCCTGTGAGCACTGTGACGTGGAATGGATAAAGAAGGCAGGAGATGAACA GGTGAACCTGGCGTTGGCCTACACTGagctgacagaggagctggtgcgTGTGAGAGGTCTGGCTGTCAAACAGACTGAGATCCTCAGGAAGGCATCCCACGAGCAGATGG tcctgAGACACTCCCCAGCCCCCCAGCGTCGCTCCCCTGCCACCCAACGCCCCTCCCCAGACCGCCTccaccctcacctctctccctctcctcccctctcaccttCCTCACCCCCTTCTGGCCCCGCATCCTACTCCCCAACTGGCCTCGCTTACTCACCCACCGGCCCAGCCTCCTACTCCTGCCGGCCAACCAGCCAACGGCTGCGTGCCCGCTTCCAGGGGCGCCGCAGCTACTCAGAGGTGGCCGACTCGTCTGCCCACCAGAGGCCCCCGCCCAGGCTGCTCCGTGACCCAGTCTCCACCCTGCCCAAGCCCAAGAACATGGGGGAGTCTGGGGCTTATTCCCGCCCGCCCAGGGTTTCCCTGGTGGGGCTCCCGCGGCCGGCCTCAGCCCGTGGGTctgtaggtggtggtggagggggaggaggtggtggcAGCAGCCTGAGCAGTAGTCCCCACCACCATGCCCTGGAGCTGGGCTTCCCTCTAGCTGCAGAG GGCCGCCACTTTTGTCATCTGGAGGATCCCCCGGCCCCCACCCCACAGGCCACCCCGCCCCAGTCGTCTGACGATGAGGAGTGGAGGTGCCCATCCCCGGTCTCCAGTCCTCCCAGGACACTGGGGGCCATGGGGGTAAGCTCACGGGAACCCCCTCCCTGCCCTTCCTTCTTGGCCCTAAAGGACCCGGCTACCCTCGCCTGCCACCTGCCAGGGTACCTGAACGCAGACCACGCCCAGTCCTGGCCCTCCATCAAT TTGTGGATGGAGACGGAGGAGAACGACGCCCGGAGCTGCCCGCTGTGTCAGCTGACCTTCCCCACGGGTTACCCCGACGACGCCCTCATCAAACACATCGACACGCACCTGGAGAACAGCAAGATCTAA